GCACGCCGAACAGCTCCACCAGGCGGTCCACGTCCATGTTGCCGGGGACGACGACGGCGCCATCGGGCTCGCGCACCAGGTCGGCTTTGGCTTCATGCTCGTCGCGGATCTCGCCCACGATCTCTTCCACCAGATCTTCAATGGTGGCCACGCCGGCGACGCCGCCGTATTCGTCAATCACGATGGCCATGTGCATGTTGTTCTTCTGCAATTCGCGCAGCAGCGTGCCCACGCGCTTGGTTTCCGGCACGAAGGGGACGGTGCGCATCAGGCCGCGCACGGTGCGGGTGCGAGCTTCGGCGTCCGACATCTGCAGGACGTCGTGCGCGAACACCACGCCCTGGATGTTATCCAGCGAGCCTTCATACACCGGCACGCGCGAGTAGGGCTTGGTGCGCAGAAGCTCGATGAACTGGTCCACGGTGGTGTCGGAGGGGACGGCAACGATCTCCGGACGCGGCGTCATGACGTCCCGCACCGTCTTTTCGCCGAACTCCACCACGGAGTGGATGAGCTGGCGGTCGGCGCCGTGCAGAATGCCTTCTTCCTGTCCCGCTTCGATGAGCGCGTCCACCGCTTCGGCAGGGCTCTCCGGCTCCTCGACCGCATGCTCTTCGGTGAGCGCCGCCACCGAAAGCGCGAAGCTCAGCACGATGGTGAACGGCAGCGCCACGTAGATGAGCACGCGCAGCACCGGAGCAAAAGGCGCCAGCCATTCGCCGCGGGTGCGAGCGAACAGCACGAAAGGCAGCAGGCGGTTGAACAGCAACACGATCACCAGCAAGGCGGTGGCGCCTTCGGCAAGTTCCGCCCAGTCCCAGGCGCCGTCGGCGAAAATGGAGAAGCCCACCAGCAAGGCCAGGGTCGCAGTGATGAGCTGCGCCAGCACCGACATGGAGAGCGAGGCGCGATTGCGGTTCGCGCCCAGGTGCGGCTCCACTCTCTTCTCAAAAATCTCGATGTTCTCCTGGTATTCGCGCGCCAGGAATTTGCCCATCTCGGTGTAGACGCGCTCGACGTAAGAGACCAGCGCCAGCATGCCCGCCAGCACCAGGCCGATGATGAACAGCAGCAGGCTCACGGCTTGCGCTCCCGTTCGATGAGGCCGGTGGGTAGCCGGAACTGGCGGCGCAGGCGCTGTTCGCGGCGCGCCATCTGGCCACGGTCGCGCTCATGGTCGTAGCCCGCCAGGTGCAGCGCGCCGTGCAGAATGAGCACCTTCAGTTCCGCCGCCGTCGAATGCCCGAGCCGACGCGCATTGCGCGCCGCCGTTTCCGCCGAGATGGCGATGTCCCCGGCGGCGCCGTTCTGGCCGGCGAACGAAAGTACGTCGGTGGCTCTGTCCTTGCGCCGGAAGCGCCGGTTCAAGGCGCGCAGATCGCGGTCCGTGGTGATGAGCACGTCCATCCGCCCGGACAAGCCGGCGGCGCGGCGCGCGCGCCCGGCAAAACGCTGGAGCGCACTCGCGCTCACTCCCCGTACGGATTGGCGCAGGATCACCATGATCGCAAAAAGAGGAACGGGAGAAGCGGCCCGATGGCCGTTCCTCCCGCGCTATTCTACCGGTTCATTCCTCTGTGTACTTGAATTCCGCAGGCGGAGCCGCCTCCGCCGCCTTCCCTGGCCCGGAATCCGCCGTCTTGGCAGCGTCCGCCTGGCGCTCCTTGTGCTCGTCGTATGCGCGGATGATGCGCTGCACCAGATGGTGCCGTACCACATCGCTTTCATTGAAGTAGCAGAAGTGGAGGCCTTCGACGGTCTTCAGGATCTCGCGGGCTTCCAGCAGACCGCTGCGACGCGCACCGGGAAGGTCGATCTGCGTGATGTCGCCGGTGATGACGGCCTTGGAGTTGAATCCCAGGCGGGTGACAAACATCTTCATCTGCTCGCTGGTGGTGTTCTGCGCCTCATCCAAAATGACGAAGCTGTCATTGAGCGTGCGGCCGCGCATGAAGGCGATGGGCGCGATCTCGATGACGTTCTTTTCCAGGTAGCGGTCGACTTTTTCCGGTTCGAGCAGGTCGTAGAGGGCGTCGTAGAGCGGACGCAGATAGGGATCGATCTTCTCCTGCAGGGTGCCGGGAAGGAAGCCCAGGCGCTCGCCGGCTTCGACCGCGGGGCGGGCGAGGATGATGCGGTGCACCTGCTTGTTGAGCAGAGCGGCGACGGCCATGGCCACCGCGAGATAGGTCTTGCCGGTGCCGGCGGGGCCGATGCCGAACACCATGTCGAACTGCTCGATGGCTTCGATGTAGCGGCGCTGGTTGAGGCTCTTGGGCTGGACCACACGGCGGCCGGCGGCGCGCTGGCGGCTGGACTCGGCCAGCCCGCGCAGCGTGACCGAGACGTCCGAGGTCACCAGGCGCAGCATGGAGCCGAGGTCGCCGTTGGTGAAGCTGTATCCGGCGCGCTGCAACTGGTCGTACTCGCGGACGATCTGCTCGGCGCGGGAGACGTCACGGGCCGCGCCTTCGATCTGGAGCGTATCCGCCTTCAGGTCGATGGAAACGTTGAGCGCGTCCTCGATGAGGTGCAGGTTCTCGTCGCGGGTGCCGAACAGGGTCTCGATGTTGGGGCTGATCTCGAGGTTCTTCTTCATGGAGTGTCGGACGCGATCCTCCTTAGGTAGCGCGGCACCGGCCGCGAACCACGTGTGCAATCTTTGCAGGGGGAACAACGGGCGGTTACGAAGCTGGCCACCGATGCGGCAACTACCATTGACGCTAGCCTAGCCCGGTGCTGCTGCGGAGTCAACCGAGCCCAGGAGTGCCGCTTCGGGTTCCCACTAGTCAGGCAGCCGCTTGGCCACGAAGGCGTCACCAAAACTCCAGGTGAGTTGATTTACCTTGCCTTGCTCGTCCCTGGAGAAACTCATCT
The sequence above is a segment of the Terriglobales bacterium genome. Coding sequences within it:
- a CDS encoding hemolysin family protein, whose protein sequence is MSLLLFIIGLVLAGMLALVSYVERVYTEMGKFLAREYQENIEIFEKRVEPHLGANRNRASLSMSVLAQLITATLALLVGFSIFADGAWDWAELAEGATALLVIVLLFNRLLPFVLFARTRGEWLAPFAPVLRVLIYVALPFTIVLSFALSVAALTEEHAVEEPESPAEAVDALIEAGQEEGILHGADRQLIHSVVEFGEKTVRDVMTPRPEIVAVPSDTTVDQFIELLRTKPYSRVPVYEGSLDNIQGVVFAHDVLQMSDAEARTRTVRGLMRTVPFVPETKRVGTLLRELQKNNMHMAIVIDEYGGVAGVATIEDLVEEIVGEIRDEHEAKADLVREPDGAVVVPGNMDVDRLVELFGV
- the ybeY gene encoding rRNA maturation RNase YbeY; translation: MVILRQSVRGVSASALQRFAGRARRAAGLSGRMDVLITTDRDLRALNRRFRRKDRATDVLSFAGQNGAAGDIAISAETAARNARRLGHSTAAELKVLILHGALHLAGYDHERDRGQMARREQRLRRQFRLPTGLIERERKP
- a CDS encoding PhoH family protein, yielding MKKNLEISPNIETLFGTRDENLHLIEDALNVSIDLKADTLQIEGAARDVSRAEQIVREYDQLQRAGYSFTNGDLGSMLRLVTSDVSVTLRGLAESSRQRAAGRRVVQPKSLNQRRYIEAIEQFDMVFGIGPAGTGKTYLAVAMAVAALLNKQVHRIILARPAVEAGERLGFLPGTLQEKIDPYLRPLYDALYDLLEPEKVDRYLEKNVIEIAPIAFMRGRTLNDSFVILDEAQNTTSEQMKMFVTRLGFNSKAVITGDITQIDLPGARRSGLLEAREILKTVEGLHFCYFNESDVVRHHLVQRIIRAYDEHKERQADAAKTADSGPGKAAEAAPPAEFKYTEE